The following proteins are encoded in a genomic region of Thiomonas sp. X19:
- a CDS encoding proline dehydrogenase family protein has translation MRQLLARLAGFDWAAATAVAEPWVTAVRTKPAPFWALESLLREYPIASSEGLALMRLAEALLRVPDTGTAALLAADQLGQAKFDKDDDPSTLKALSGRLLGFSRRLLPEDDSATRGLIARLGAGTVVAAAVRAIALLGKQFVLGENLQLAAKRAQAMRREQPNLTFSYDMLGEGARTADDAARYAASYRATLAALAQQRTPGGPELRDGMSIKLSALHPRFEEAQRARVFTELLPLVEQLAREAAAADVNFTLDAEESERLELQLDLLDALAARLAAEPSTATWGGLGLAVQAYQTRAPEAVSAVIAIARRHRMRLMVRLVKGAYWDAEIKRAQELGLAGYPVFSHKHHTDASYLACARIMLDAAAASDRPQAAALHQPPPEGDVKTWGGPAFSHDAPIYPQFATHNAGTIAAVLHLAAQRPTARFELQRLHGMGEGIYREVLNNKALRCRVYAPVGEHRDLLAYLVRRLLENGANSSFVHLLADTSVPAQELLHDPLWLADRSTLPAPRNLYGLLHGEPRPNPLGFDVADAPAREPVLAAARALPLPAVAEASAEAVESAMRTLHAAWPAWNATPLPERCAVLLRAADLLEQRRDAFIALMQREAHKTLGDALSEVREATDFCRYYALQARHLLAEQELPGPTGERNALRSNGRGVFVCISPWNFPLAIFAGQVLAALVAGNSVAAKPAEQTPATAQAFVNLLVEAGLPRRVLALLHGPGETVGAALVAHPLAAGVAFTGSTAVARSINRALAAKDGPIAPLIAETGGVNAMIVDSTALPEQVVDAVVSSAFRSAGQRCSALRLLCVQDDVADAMLVMLAGAMHELRIGQACDFATDVPPVIDADAWKGLRAQTERLQRDARLLARTPWPGDMLEAARTAPPPNLPHAMGEEQNRLRSAMMAEESSTLRTDAMRTELGSLPTGGEGWGGELANAIQAALALRIPEDALLPGAQPAARTLHFIAPSLFDIGGVVGVAKAKDEIFGPVLQVVRWKAGELDALVDAINALGYGLTLGVQTRIDGRALRIAERARCGNVYVNRNMIGAVVGVQPFGGEGLSGTGPKAGGPHYLLRFCSEQTLTINTAAAGGNAALLAQAAV, from the coding sequence ATGCGCCAATTGCTCGCCCGCCTTGCCGGTTTCGACTGGGCCGCAGCCACCGCCGTGGCCGAGCCCTGGGTGACGGCCGTGCGCACCAAGCCCGCGCCGTTCTGGGCCCTGGAATCGCTGCTGCGCGAATACCCCATCGCCAGCAGCGAGGGCCTGGCCTTGATGCGCCTGGCCGAAGCCCTGCTGCGCGTGCCCGACACCGGAACGGCGGCCCTGCTCGCGGCCGATCAACTGGGCCAGGCCAAGTTCGACAAGGACGACGACCCATCCACCCTCAAAGCCCTGTCCGGCCGCCTGCTTGGTTTTTCACGCCGCCTGCTGCCGGAAGACGACTCGGCCACGCGCGGCCTCATCGCCCGCCTGGGCGCTGGCACCGTGGTGGCGGCGGCGGTGCGCGCCATTGCCTTGCTCGGCAAGCAGTTCGTGCTGGGCGAAAACCTGCAGCTTGCGGCCAAGCGCGCCCAGGCCATGCGGCGCGAGCAGCCCAACCTCACCTTCTCGTACGACATGCTGGGCGAGGGCGCACGCACGGCCGACGACGCCGCGCGCTACGCCGCCTCCTACCGCGCCACGCTGGCGGCGCTGGCGCAGCAGCGCACGCCGGGCGGCCCCGAGCTGCGCGACGGCATGTCCATCAAGCTGTCGGCGCTGCATCCGCGTTTCGAAGAGGCGCAGCGCGCGCGCGTGTTCACGGAGTTGCTGCCGCTGGTGGAACAACTGGCGCGCGAAGCCGCCGCGGCCGATGTCAATTTCACCCTCGACGCCGAGGAGAGCGAGCGCCTGGAGTTGCAGCTCGACCTGCTCGACGCCCTCGCTGCCCGCCTGGCGGCCGAGCCAAGCACCGCCACCTGGGGCGGCCTGGGCCTGGCGGTGCAGGCCTACCAGACGCGCGCGCCCGAGGCCGTATCGGCCGTGATCGCCATCGCCCGGCGCCACCGCATGCGTCTCATGGTGCGGCTGGTGAAAGGCGCGTATTGGGACGCCGAAATCAAGCGCGCGCAGGAACTCGGCCTGGCCGGCTATCCCGTGTTCAGCCACAAGCATCACACCGATGCCAGCTATCTCGCCTGCGCCCGGATCATGCTCGATGCCGCCGCGGCCAGTGACCGCCCCCAGGCCGCTGCCTTGCATCAGCCGCCCCCCGAGGGGGATGTGAAAACTTGGGGCGGCCCAGCGTTTTCTCATGACGCCCCCATCTACCCCCAGTTCGCCACCCACAACGCCGGCACCATCGCCGCCGTGCTGCATCTGGCGGCGCAGCGGCCCACGGCGCGCTTCGAGCTGCAGCGCCTGCACGGCATGGGCGAGGGCATCTACCGCGAGGTGCTGAACAACAAGGCGCTGCGCTGCCGCGTTTACGCCCCCGTGGGCGAGCACCGCGACCTGCTCGCCTACCTGGTGCGCCGCCTGCTGGAAAACGGCGCCAACTCCTCCTTCGTGCATCTGCTGGCCGACACCTCCGTGCCCGCGCAAGAGCTGTTGCACGACCCGCTGTGGCTGGCCGACCGCAGCACGCTGCCCGCCCCGCGCAACCTCTACGGCCTGCTGCATGGCGAGCCGCGCCCCAACCCGCTGGGTTTCGACGTGGCCGACGCTCCGGCGCGCGAGCCCGTGCTGGCCGCCGCGCGCGCCTTGCCCTTGCCCGCCGTGGCCGAAGCCAGTGCGGAGGCGGTCGAGTCCGCCATGCGCACGCTGCACGCGGCCTGGCCCGCGTGGAATGCCACGCCCTTGCCCGAGCGCTGCGCCGTCTTGCTGCGCGCCGCCGATCTGCTGGAGCAGCGCCGCGACGCCTTCATCGCCCTGATGCAGCGCGAAGCCCACAAGACCCTGGGCGACGCGCTCTCGGAGGTGCGCGAAGCCACCGACTTCTGCCGCTACTACGCGCTGCAAGCGCGCCACCTGCTGGCCGAGCAGGAACTGCCCGGCCCCACCGGCGAGCGCAACGCCTTGCGCAGCAACGGGCGCGGCGTGTTCGTCTGCATCAGCCCGTGGAATTTCCCGCTCGCCATCTTCGCCGGCCAGGTGCTGGCGGCGCTGGTGGCCGGCAACAGCGTCGCGGCCAAGCCCGCCGAGCAAACCCCGGCCACCGCGCAAGCCTTCGTCAATCTGTTGGTCGAAGCCGGCTTGCCGCGCCGGGTGCTCGCCTTGCTGCACGGCCCCGGCGAAACCGTGGGCGCGGCACTCGTCGCGCACCCGCTCGCCGCCGGCGTGGCCTTCACCGGCTCCACCGCGGTCGCGCGCAGCATCAACCGCGCGCTGGCCGCCAAGGACGGGCCGATTGCGCCGCTGATTGCCGAGACCGGCGGCGTCAACGCCATGATCGTCGACTCCACCGCCCTGCCCGAGCAGGTGGTCGACGCCGTGGTCAGTTCCGCCTTCCGCTCCGCCGGCCAGCGCTGCTCCGCGCTGCGCCTGCTGTGCGTGCAGGACGACGTCGCCGACGCCATGCTCGTCATGCTGGCCGGCGCCATGCACGAACTGCGCATCGGCCAGGCCTGCGACTTCGCCACCGATGTGCCGCCCGTGATCGACGCCGACGCCTGGAAGGGCTTGCGCGCACAAACCGAGCGCCTGCAGCGCGACGCCCGGCTGCTGGCGCGCACGCCGTGGCCGGGTGACATGCTGGAAGCCGCACGGACGGCTCCCCCTCCCAACCTCCCCCATGCGATGGGGGAGGAGCAAAACCGCCTTCGCTCAGCCATGATGGCGGAGGAGTCAAGCACACTACGCACTGACGCGATGAGAACAGAGCTTGGCTCCCTCCCCACTGGTGGGGAGGGCTGGGGTGGGGAGCTTGCCAACGCGATACAGGCTGCGCTCGCGCTGCGCATCCCCGAGGACGCGCTGCTCCCCGGCGCACAGCCCGCTGCCCGAACTTTGCACTTCATCGCTCCCAGCCTGTTCGACATTGGCGGCGTGGTTGGTGTGGCCAAAGCCAAGGACGAAATCTTCGGCCCGGTGCTGCAGGTGGTGCGCTGGAAGGCGGGTGAGCTCGACGCCCTGGTCGACGCCATCAACGCCCTCGGCTACGGCCTCACGCTCGGCGTGCAGACGCGCATCGACGGCCGCGCCCTGCGCATCGCCGAACGCGCACGCTGCGGCAACGTCTACGTCAACCGCAACATGATCGGCGCCGTGGTTGGCGTGCAGCCCTTCGGCGGCGAAGGCCTCTCAGGCACCGGCCCCAAAGCCGGCGGTCCGCATTACCTGCTGCGCTTTTGCAGCGAACAAACCCTCACCATCAACACCGCAGCCGCTGGCGGCAACGCGGCACTGCTGGCGCAGGCGGCGGTGTGA
- a CDS encoding pilus assembly protein PilV, protein MSLPFSPSSIRARAGLQAGLSLISVLVAIVIFSLGMLSIASIYTMAVPAVTANEAATDTAAFGNQFWALLQANPGLVNTLFGASPASGTKVQYQVSSQSAAPTSLQPLLTNIFSNGQTMLPNASVTITANNGADGNACSAATPTTTLCGITLNIQWQPNSTTTRSQTYNYQVGF, encoded by the coding sequence ATGAGCCTGCCCTTCTCGCCTTCGTCAATCCGCGCGCGAGCCGGCCTTCAGGCCGGGCTGTCACTCATCAGCGTGTTGGTGGCCATCGTCATTTTCAGCCTCGGCATGCTCAGCATCGCGTCCATCTACACCATGGCGGTGCCGGCCGTCACGGCCAACGAAGCCGCCACCGACACCGCCGCATTCGGCAACCAGTTCTGGGCACTGCTGCAGGCCAATCCGGGCTTGGTCAACACACTGTTCGGCGCCTCGCCGGCAAGCGGAACAAAGGTGCAGTATCAGGTTTCGAGCCAAAGTGCTGCCCCAACTTCGCTTCAACCGCTGTTGACGAATATTTTCAGCAATGGGCAAACCATGCTCCCCAACGCCAGCGTCACCATCACCGCCAACAACGGCGCCGACGGCAACGCCTGCAGCGCTGCAACGCCGACCACCACGCTTTGCGGCATCACGCTCAACATCCAGTGGCAGCCCAATTCCACGACCACCCGGTCGCAGACCTACAACTACCAGGTGGGGTTCTGA
- a CDS encoding hydrogen peroxide-inducible genes activator, whose translation MTLTELRYIVAVARERHFGRAAEACFVSQPTLSVAIKKLEDELDMKIFERGGTEVSITPIGSEIIEQAQRVLEQSAAIKEIAKRGKDPLAGPLRLGVIYTVAPYLLPPLVRRIIRDAPQMPLLLQEQLTVKLLDMLRNGELDVAILAEPFPEHGLAIAPLYDEPFLVAVPHGHRLAHGKPVSSEAIKEETMLLLGTGHCFRDHVLEVCPEFARFSPGSEGIRKTFEGSSLETIKHMVASGMGITILPKLSVPFEPGRAPPEGPGQICYVPFCEPVPTRRVVLVWRKSFTRLEAVETLRRAVLDCDLPGVIKLHQTQAAAQAA comes from the coding sequence ATGACACTCACTGAACTTCGCTACATCGTCGCCGTCGCCCGCGAGCGCCATTTCGGCCGTGCCGCCGAGGCCTGTTTCGTCAGCCAGCCCACGCTGTCGGTGGCAATCAAGAAACTGGAAGACGAGCTCGACATGAAAATCTTCGAGCGCGGCGGCACCGAGGTCAGCATCACGCCCATCGGCAGTGAAATCATCGAGCAGGCGCAGCGCGTGCTGGAGCAGTCGGCGGCGATCAAGGAAATCGCCAAGCGCGGCAAAGACCCGCTGGCTGGTCCCTTGCGCCTGGGCGTGATCTACACCGTGGCGCCTTATCTGCTGCCGCCGCTGGTCAGGCGCATCATCCGCGACGCGCCGCAAATGCCGCTCCTGCTGCAGGAGCAACTGACGGTGAAGCTGCTGGACATGCTGCGCAACGGCGAGCTGGACGTCGCCATTCTGGCCGAGCCCTTCCCCGAGCATGGCCTGGCGATTGCCCCGCTCTACGACGAGCCCTTTCTCGTCGCCGTGCCGCACGGTCACCGCCTGGCGCATGGCAAGCCGGTGAGCAGCGAAGCCATCAAGGAAGAGACCATGCTGCTGCTGGGCACGGGCCATTGCTTCCGCGACCATGTGCTGGAGGTGTGCCCCGAGTTCGCGCGCTTCTCGCCGGGCTCGGAGGGCATCCGCAAGACGTTCGAGGGCTCGTCGCTGGAAACCATCAAACACATGGTGGCCTCGGGCATGGGCATCACCATCCTGCCCAAGCTGTCGGTGCCGTTCGAGCCAGGCAGGGCGCCGCCCGAAGGGCCGGGGCAGATTTGCTATGTGCCGTTTTGCGAGCCGGTGCCCACGCGCCGCGTGGTGCTGGTGTGGCGCAAGAGCTTCACGCGGCTGGAAGCGGTCGAGACATTGCGCCGCGCCGTGCTCGACTGCGATCTGCCCGGCGTGATCAAGCTGCATCAGACGCAAGCGGCCGCCCAGGCGGCCTGA
- a CDS encoding PQQ-binding-like beta-propeller repeat protein, whose translation MKTVHASRIMLLLAAVAFLLGACFTLAPLSFAKKRGGTGTGSTTSTSLPRPQIVIAIGNSQSMDGDLSGAIMTGSGSLVGAGLGLSGLQNSSSPVNYSVPLGFTPPVTATSAPTAPYTRPFTGPNGGSDLVDNSASRLNVAKAGITSVLNQYLPSMDFALEDYDVGENQLPSTLYNTWVYYMSNPGGFTFTNTGPASTTSPSSTVINPCYGYNNSNPTTTLDYQCSQVDSSGLYNPYNSISTYKYMSVSASSDDADINDVLYDNSGQLSGLSIVYNASGNAPASPYSTFTLSQYHTPNTITVSYDSQINSSARTTGPTNAGYVPFSTQVMYAQRGFGFYQSAIPTDGYNIVPMTTLGANPTSSQISTALAPFQTALAPETSSLNTHEIKALAVQSPLAGLVQGAATSFTSASSSCAGKYLILVTDGLPTQDLSNNLWPPLGSAAGAATPNGYGVNAAFYGVAGNAAYGINNDSGNTGGPVGTLDASNTNDQALIDTITAIQNLNSGSHPIKTYVIGLGAGVDSTANPAAYAALNAMAIAGGTGQEYPANNVSAFNSALSSIAGQIFSSIAVSAPVAPTSITGGSLIYTATSDNNPGAIGGHIQAYGTVALPSSSASAPVGTASGPAVWDAGAPSLMSAATRQTALFSTTGTASGSGLGSGTIDTLNNIGNNSSSPNYSPSAFALSATTCVPNISTILAYTFDPSFNTAGDSTPNISGLGFPSGVAGCSYLAGRQLNWMLGSLSPNDHVQYLGPPGNANLLGIGGYVSFARNNSGREKLVLFTSNDGFLYAVDATTGNLVWGWMPRSFLANLQYYTSFQTGQYFDGAFTTTDAADTSTSPQASDWASYVVGAAGGGAYHYALKLSSNGSSTTTTAPTPSAQTWGINVAGGSSPQEQAPIIVTVGGMQYAVFVVNTTTGSGSSAVTKSTLYEVNVATGQPATGTALSSSLTTLPSGTYVNSSLTYVPTTGTLWLGDNNGGVWSLNISGSAPSDAGNATQVATTSPAAAINYVGYTEISGLPYIWAATTSEITTFALSGGSSNILWASSGTSGYQPDSSGTLTAVSSTTVMPLQSGGQISAAPVLVNGVLVVPVYVPPPGSTCGVGTGYYDLFDLLTGNKPKITITYKNNAVLNGVIALGAGIPLSPAVYVTPTGTVIYPGSSTPPNTTTPNSISPIQFGGNVMNKPIAWRQY comes from the coding sequence ATGAAAACTGTCCACGCCTCAAGAATCATGCTGCTGCTTGCGGCTGTTGCATTTCTACTTGGAGCTTGCTTCACACTAGCGCCATTGAGTTTTGCGAAAAAAAGGGGTGGAACAGGAACAGGCAGCACAACGAGCACCAGCCTGCCGCGGCCGCAAATCGTCATCGCCATCGGCAATTCGCAGTCGATGGACGGCGACTTGAGTGGAGCCATCATGACGGGATCAGGTTCACTTGTCGGGGCTGGGCTGGGGTTAAGCGGCCTCCAAAACTCAAGTTCCCCTGTAAATTACTCAGTTCCGCTTGGTTTTACCCCCCCAGTGACCGCCACAAGCGCGCCAACCGCCCCCTACACCCGACCATTCACGGGGCCCAACGGCGGATCTGATTTGGTCGATAACAGCGCGAGTCGGCTGAATGTTGCTAAGGCTGGGATCACCTCGGTATTAAATCAATATTTGCCGAGCATGGATTTTGCCTTAGAAGATTACGATGTTGGTGAAAACCAGCTTCCAAGCACCCTGTACAACACGTGGGTTTATTACATGTCGAATCCCGGAGGATTCACATTCACGAATACCGGGCCTGCCAGCACAACATCACCTTCTTCTACAGTTATCAATCCCTGCTATGGCTATAATAACAGCAACCCAACGACGACCCTTGACTATCAATGCTCTCAAGTTGACAGCTCGGGTTTATATAACCCGTACAATAGCATCTCCACCTATAAATACATGTCAGTGAGCGCATCATCCGATGATGCCGACATCAATGATGTTCTGTATGATAATAGCGGCCAGTTGAGCGGACTATCCATTGTCTATAATGCAAGCGGGAACGCGCCGGCGAGCCCATACTCCACATTCACACTATCTCAATATCATACACCCAACACAATTACCGTCAGCTACGACAGCCAAATCAATAGCAGCGCCCGAACAACAGGTCCAACCAATGCTGGTTATGTGCCGTTTTCGACTCAGGTCATGTATGCACAGCGCGGCTTTGGCTTTTATCAATCTGCCATCCCGACAGACGGATATAACATTGTACCAATGACGACACTTGGGGCCAATCCAACTAGTTCACAAATTAGCACGGCATTAGCCCCATTTCAAACAGCGTTGGCTCCAGAAACGAGCAGCCTGAATACACATGAAATCAAAGCATTAGCCGTTCAGTCACCTCTGGCAGGTCTGGTGCAAGGTGCAGCCACCAGTTTCACAAGCGCAAGCTCATCTTGTGCGGGGAAGTATCTCATTCTTGTGACAGATGGTTTACCAACGCAAGATTTGAGTAATAACTTATGGCCTCCGCTTGGCAGTGCTGCCGGCGCTGCAACGCCAAATGGTTATGGTGTTAATGCTGCCTTTTACGGAGTCGCAGGTAATGCAGCCTATGGCATCAATAACGACTCTGGCAATACTGGAGGCCCCGTCGGCACGCTTGATGCGTCCAACACCAATGACCAAGCTCTAATCGACACTATCACCGCCATCCAAAATCTGAACAGTGGCTCGCATCCGATTAAAACCTACGTCATCGGCCTCGGCGCTGGCGTTGACTCCACCGCCAACCCGGCTGCCTATGCCGCACTCAATGCCATGGCTATTGCAGGGGGCACGGGGCAGGAATATCCGGCAAACAATGTGTCGGCTTTCAATTCCGCGCTGAGCAGCATTGCCGGACAAATTTTCAGCAGCATCGCGGTGTCAGCCCCCGTGGCGCCCACCAGCATCACCGGCGGCTCGCTGATTTACACCGCCACCAGCGACAACAATCCCGGTGCCATCGGCGGCCACATCCAGGCTTACGGCACGGTCGCGCTTCCGAGTTCGAGCGCCAGCGCGCCAGTGGGTACGGCCAGCGGGCCAGCGGTGTGGGATGCGGGCGCACCCTCGCTCATGTCAGCCGCTACGCGGCAAACCGCACTGTTCAGCACCACGGGCACTGCTTCCGGCTCCGGGCTTGGTTCGGGAACGATCGACACGCTGAACAACATCGGCAACAACAGCAGCAGCCCGAATTACAGCCCAAGCGCGTTCGCCCTCTCGGCAACGACCTGCGTGCCCAATATCTCCACGATTCTGGCCTACACCTTCGACCCGTCGTTCAACACGGCGGGGGACAGCACACCCAACATCAGCGGTCTGGGCTTTCCAAGCGGCGTTGCGGGTTGTTCCTACCTCGCCGGGCGGCAGTTGAACTGGATGCTGGGCAGCTTGAGCCCGAACGACCATGTGCAATATCTCGGCCCCCCGGGCAATGCGAATTTGCTGGGCATCGGCGGTTATGTATCCTTCGCGCGCAACAACAGCGGCCGTGAAAAACTGGTGTTGTTCACCAGCAATGACGGCTTCCTGTACGCGGTGGATGCGACCACGGGCAACCTGGTCTGGGGCTGGATGCCGCGGTCTTTCCTTGCCAACTTGCAGTACTACACCAGCTTCCAGACCGGGCAGTATTTCGATGGCGCCTTCACCACCACCGATGCGGCAGACACCTCGACCAGCCCTCAGGCGAGCGACTGGGCCAGCTACGTGGTGGGCGCGGCTGGCGGCGGGGCGTATCACTATGCACTGAAGCTGAGCAGCAACGGCAGTTCCACGACCACCACAGCGCCAACCCCCTCGGCCCAGACTTGGGGCATCAACGTGGCCGGAGGGAGTTCGCCGCAGGAACAGGCGCCCATCATCGTCACCGTGGGCGGCATGCAATATGCGGTGTTCGTGGTCAACACAACCACGGGCAGCGGCAGTTCCGCGGTGACCAAGAGCACGCTGTACGAGGTGAACGTGGCGACCGGACAACCGGCCACCGGCACGGCGCTTTCGTCTTCGCTCACCACACTGCCTTCAGGCACCTATGTCAACAGTTCTTTGACCTATGTGCCGACGACCGGCACGCTCTGGCTCGGCGACAACAATGGCGGGGTGTGGAGCCTGAACATCTCCGGCTCGGCGCCGAGCGACGCGGGGAATGCCACACAGGTGGCAACGACCAGCCCGGCGGCAGCCATCAACTATGTGGGTTACACCGAGATCAGCGGCTTGCCCTATATCTGGGCGGCAACGACCAGTGAAATCACCACGTTTGCCCTGTCGGGCGGCAGCTCCAACATTCTCTGGGCCAGCAGCGGCACGAGCGGCTACCAGCCCGACAGCAGTGGAACGTTGACGGCCGTTTCCTCGACCACGGTCATGCCCTTGCAAAGCGGCGGGCAGATTTCCGCTGCCCCCGTCCTGGTGAATGGTGTGCTGGTGGTGCCGGTGTATGTGCCACCTCCGGGCAGCACCTGCGGCGTAGGAACCGGCTACTACGACTTGTTCGACCTGCTGACGGGCAACAAGCCGAAAATCACCATCACCTACAAGAACAACGCCGTGTTGAATGGAGTCATCGCGCTGGGTGCGGGCATCCCGCTGTCGCCGGCGGTTTACGTCACGCCCACGGGAACGGTGATCTACCCGGGCAGCAGCACGCCACCCAATACGACGACACCGAACTCGATCAGCCCGATTCAATTCGGCGGCAACGTGATGAACAAGCCCATCGCCTGGCGGCAGTATTGA
- a CDS encoding Lrp/AsnC ligand binding domain-containing protein: MKDPANALDRVDRRILALLQGDGRMSNLALAQAVHLSPTAVLERVRRLVREKFILGYEARLNPQKLSAALLVFIEVVLDRTTPDVFEQFKTAVQARPEIMECHMVAGGFDYLLKTRVADMPAYREFLGSVLLSLPGVRETHTYAVMEEVKNSQALQVE, translated from the coding sequence ATGAAAGACCCCGCAAACGCCCTCGACCGTGTCGATCGGCGCATCCTGGCCTTGCTGCAAGGCGATGGCCGCATGTCGAATCTGGCGCTGGCCCAGGCCGTGCACCTTTCGCCCACGGCCGTGCTGGAACGCGTGCGCCGCCTGGTGCGCGAGAAGTTCATCCTCGGCTACGAGGCCAGGCTCAACCCCCAAAAACTGAGCGCGGCATTGCTGGTGTTCATCGAAGTCGTGCTCGACCGCACCACGCCCGATGTGTTCGAGCAGTTCAAGACCGCCGTGCAGGCGCGCCCGGAAATCATGGAATGCCATATGGTTGCCGGTGGCTTCGACTACCTGCTGAAAACCCGCGTGGCCGACATGCCGGCCTACCGCGAGTTTCTCGGCAGCGTGCTGCTGAGCCTGCCCGGCGTGCGCGAAACCCACACCTACGCGGTGATGGAAGAAGTGAAGAACTCCCAGGCCCTGCAGGTGGAGTGA
- a CDS encoding acetoacetate decarboxylase — protein sequence MQAKQVVKSAFSMPLSSPAYPRGPYRFINREFLIITYRTDPALLRELVPEPLQPAGDTAKFEFIRMPDSTGFGDYTESGQVVPVTYKGKPGTYQVAMFLDDEAPLAGGREIWGFPKKLAKPRLVVESDTLLGTLDYGSVRVASGTMGYKHKVLDTEQVRKSLLAANYLLKIIPDVDCTPRICELVTYNLEDVVVKGAWTGPAALELHAHALAPVASLPVLEVLSSVHLVSDLTLGLGRVVHDYLK from the coding sequence ATGCAAGCCAAACAGGTCGTGAAGTCCGCTTTTTCCATGCCGCTGTCGAGCCCGGCCTATCCGCGCGGGCCGTATCGCTTCATCAACCGCGAATTCCTCATCATCACCTACCGCACCGACCCCGCGCTGCTGCGCGAACTGGTGCCGGAACCGCTGCAGCCCGCGGGCGATACGGCCAAGTTCGAGTTCATCCGCATGCCCGATTCCACCGGCTTTGGCGACTACACCGAATCTGGCCAGGTGGTGCCCGTGACCTACAAGGGCAAGCCGGGCACCTACCAGGTCGCCATGTTCCTGGACGACGAGGCGCCGCTGGCCGGTGGGCGTGAAATCTGGGGCTTCCCGAAAAAGCTGGCCAAACCCCGCCTGGTTGTGGAGAGCGACACCTTGCTGGGCACGCTGGACTACGGCTCGGTGCGCGTGGCGTCCGGCACCATGGGCTACAAACACAAGGTGCTGGACACCGAACAAGTGCGCAAGAGCCTGCTGGCGGCGAACTATCTGCTGAAGATCATTCCCGATGTGGATTGCACGCCGCGCATTTGCGAACTGGTGACTTACAACCTGGAAGACGTGGTGGTGAAGGGAGCATGGACCGGCCCGGCCGCGCTGGAACTGCATGCCCACGCGCTGGCCCCGGTGGCCAGCCTGCCGGTGCTGGAAGTGCTGAGCAGCGTGCATCTGGTCTCCGACCTCACCCTGGGGCTGGGCAGGGTGGTGCACGACTATCTCAAATAA
- a CDS encoding PilW family protein codes for MHATPARLTLPRQRGLTLVELMVALVAAIIFSLSVLLVQIALTKENVQMSDVSQRDNQSRAALDLITQDLSNAGFMLGGVQSRCSLTLAYDSSLTNPAFFQYPVSAASQPLPLPTSTAAGSSTYPSTTPDPNSYGSSAQFTDMLFFTGTTSALQLPSNGNPSTYVVQQASTTTAPGANGAISSTVLPLQTVTGINAGDGALLRMPLNGKLVCFRVPIAHVNPSNPPTIDSKSTQLFPGSGYTGFQTQMQSAGVWPASGLVNSNLIGSRLTDLGPAAATVEQTVVYYVGTYGTAGTATGSYPMLMRAVINAQNDTLTSINPVAAGVVSLQALFGVDETNSGGVTNYLTWPDVVKGNYTADVRSVLFAIVTKTLQTDPKYNAPGTITLASPTAGPDSFTNYSVPAAYANNRFSVLESEVAIRNQIWPH; via the coding sequence ATGCACGCCACGCCTGCACGCCTCACCCTGCCCCGCCAGCGCGGCCTGACCCTCGTCGAGCTGATGGTGGCGCTGGTCGCGGCCATCATCTTCTCGCTCTCGGTGCTGCTGGTGCAAATCGCGCTGACCAAGGAAAACGTGCAGATGTCCGATGTCAGCCAGCGCGACAACCAGTCCCGCGCCGCGCTCGACCTCATCACCCAGGACCTGAGCAATGCCGGCTTCATGCTCGGTGGCGTGCAGTCGCGCTGCAGCCTGACCCTGGCCTACGACAGCAGTCTGACCAACCCGGCGTTCTTCCAATACCCCGTGTCCGCGGCGTCGCAACCGCTGCCGTTGCCCACCAGCACGGCCGCGGGCAGTTCCACCTACCCCAGCACGACGCCCGATCCAAACAGCTACGGCAGCAGCGCGCAGTTCACCGACATGCTGTTTTTCACCGGCACCACCAGCGCCCTGCAGTTGCCGAGCAACGGCAACCCGAGCACCTATGTGGTTCAGCAAGCGTCGACGACCACCGCGCCCGGCGCGAATGGCGCCATCAGCTCGACTGTTTTGCCGCTACAGACCGTCACCGGCATCAACGCCGGCGACGGCGCACTGCTGCGCATGCCTTTGAACGGCAAACTCGTGTGTTTTCGGGTACCCATTGCCCATGTCAACCCCAGCAACCCGCCGACAATCGACAGCAAAAGCACCCAGCTCTTTCCTGGCAGTGGCTACACGGGCTTTCAAACACAGATGCAGTCGGCCGGCGTCTGGCCAGCCTCGGGACTGGTCAACAGCAACCTGATCGGCTCGCGGCTCACCGACCTCGGCCCTGCGGCCGCCACCGTCGAGCAAACCGTGGTGTATTACGTCGGCACCTATGGCACTGCGGGCACGGCAACCGGCAGTTACCCCATGCTGATGCGCGCCGTGATCAACGCGCAGAACGACACGCTCACCTCCATCAACCCCGTGGCCGCCGGCGTGGTCAGCCTGCAAGCCCTGTTCGGCGTGGATGAAACCAACTCCGGCGGCGTGACCAACTACCTCACCTGGCCCGACGTGGTGAAGGGCAACTACACCGCTGACGTGCGCAGCGTGCTGTTCGCCATCGTCACCAAAACCCTGCAGACCGACCCGAAGTACAACGCGCCCGGCACCATCACCCTGGCCAGCCCGACTGCCGGCCCGGACAGCTTCACCAACTACAGCGTGCCTGCTGCGTATGCCAACAACCGCTTCTCCGTCCTCGAATCCGAAGTTGCCATTCGGAACCAGATATGGCCGCACTGA